DNA from Drosophila suzukii chromosome 2R, CBGP_Dsuzu_IsoJpt1.0, whole genome shotgun sequence:
ACAGAACATGCTGCAGCGGCCGGGCCAGCTGGAGAAGGTTGAGCAGTATCGCCACCGTGTGGCCCGCAAGAAGGCCTCTGAGGAGGCGCTCCTCAAGACCGGCATGCAGAGCCAACTGGACGGGGTCAGGGTGGGCCTCAAGCAGCTGGAGACCTGCATGCAGGACGTGCGTGAGGTGAGGCGGCGCATGGACGAGGTGGAGCGCCTGCTGAGAGTCGTTCCCGAGGTCTACGACGCACTGGAAGTGGTCCGGGAGGAGAACACGAAACACTCGCAGTACGCCACCGCCATGGAAAACCTTAAACACATCTTCAACGTGGACGCCAGCGTCCAGAAGACAATGGCGCTGATCGAAGACGACAAGCTGCTCAACGCCCACCAGTGTCTGGCGGATCTGGAGAACTCGCGCGATGATCTCCTATACGAGCTGCACAAACAGCCAAAGCAGCACGCCTCCGACAAAATCACACTTAAGCGGCACTTCGAGAAGGTGGACACCGTGTCTCAGGAGCTGGAGAAAAGGCTGCGCCTGATCCTCAGCCGAACGCTAAACACTTTGCGCAAGAAGCCCACAATCATAGTCACCGCACTGCGCATCATAGAGCGGGAAGAGAAGAACGACCAGTTCGCCTTGCAGCAGCAGAAGGTTACCGGGTTCCTGCCGCCCGGTAGACCGAAGGCTTGGCGCCGCATGATCATGGATGTGCTGCAGCAGTCGGTCGTAACGCGCATAGAGGGATCCAAACTGGAGGAGCGAGCGGATAACAAGATGTGGCTGGTCCGCGACCTGGAAATCCTGCGTCAAATGATCCTCGAGGATTTACGCGTGGTGAAATCTCTTTGTGTGCCCTGCTTCCCGCCGCACTACGATATATTCGGAGAGTACGTTAAGTTCTACCACGAGGGACTCTCTAGCTACGTGAGTAACCACCAGTCATCTCTACGAAATCGTTAACCGGATGTTTATATTTTAGCTTGATAACATCGTGCGCTCGGGCTTGGAGGGCAATGAATATGTATCCATGATGGCGTGGGTCACACATACGTATCCAGGCGTAGAGCTGATGTCCCACCCCGATCTCAACGTGGATGTACATCGACTGATAGGAACTCTTTTGCGCCCTGAGCATCTGAAGGCATTGGAGGATGAGTACCTGCAGAATATGCAACGCAACTTTCAGGAATGGATGACCAAGGCCGCCGAGACGGAAAAGCAGGAGTGGTTCACTGAGTCGGTGCCCGATCAGGATGACGAGTTTTACCACACGTCGGCGCCGGTCATCATATTCCAGATGATCGACCAGCATCTGCAGGTGACCAACACGATTCACCAGGAGCTGACTTTCAAGGCGCTGGTAATGAGCATCCAACAGGTTGAGATCTTTGGCCAGACATACCTAAAGAACGTGATCGAGCTGAAGGAGCACCATTTCCGAAATCGGGACCAGATTAAATACTTTACCCACTACATTATCACCATTGTGAATAATAGCCAGCAAATGGTGGAGCTGGCGCAGCAAATGAAACAACTCTACTGGCCCAAGTCGCGCACAGAGCACTACGAGGATTTCGAGCGCTTGCTGGGCACGTTCCAGCGGATCCGGGCTCATGCCGCCAGCTACCTGCTGGAGGAGGCCTTCCTGGACATGGAGTGCCACTTCAACGACCTTTTCACCGCCAAGTGGTTGGCCAGCAACATTGCCGTGGACACCATCTGCGTGACACTGGATGATTACTTCCAGGACTACAACCACTTGCGACCCAATAACTTCGAGATGGTCATCAATGAGGCCCAAAAGCTACTGGCCAAGCGCTACATCAGGGCTCTGCTCTCCAAGCGTCTTTCAAAGCCACGGGCCGAGTGCGATGCCATTACCCGGAAAATCAAAACGGAAGCCAAGCGATTTAAGCTGTTCTTCGAGAAGATAGCTCCTAAAATTTCCCTTAGCGACTCTCCACTGGATCTAATATCCACGCTATCAGCACTGCTCATCTCGGATATTGAGCTCCTTGTTTTGGATCTGCACACGTTGCTGGGAAGCTATCCCTCCCTAAATGAGGACCACCTGGTGCGGCTCTTCTATATCCGAAACGATGTAAAGGCGGCGGAGGTGCGAGAAAAGGTGCAGGATGCTATGAAGTCGAAAAAGGCAATGGTCAGCATTGCCAAGCAGGACTGCATCTTCAAGGAGATTGTGTTCAGCGACAAACTGTGGTAGACCCCTTAGACCCTTCTCTTTCCATTCCTTATGACATTTTTTGTTCAGTATCGTATTTACTCTTGTACTGGGATTGTAATATGCCTTATCAACaggtaaattattttttaaataaccaCAAAAATATGTATTCCTTATGCTGTCAGCTGGAATCTTACacttataaaacaaaaatataataacacAAAATGTAATTTCTGTATTAAAAGTATTCTCTTTTTGAATTGTATAACCTATCAtataaataatgtataatTGGAATATGTATATTGTGGATTTGAAGTTATTTAATGATTAATTTCGAAAGCACACTTACGAAAACAAcggtttttgtatttaataCAAAGCTgattaaaatgtaataaatcCATCGGTTCAATTGAAACTTTCTTTATGAAAGTcgtgttttttaaatttgtccGTTAAATAGCTAGAGCGGCAGCACTTCCGGTGAAAGATGCCAGTGTTGTAATGGGCAAAATCACGATTTTGAAGCACTGGCTCTGCGATAACATATGGCAGGAGTATATATAGTCGCGACGGATTCTCTCCACGTGTCAGTTCCCCACGGTCCGCGTTCCCAAGCAAGATGAGCTACAGAGTCCAGCCGAGCGGCTTCGCCACCAAGTCCATCCACTCGGGCCAGAGCCCCGAGCAGTGGAAGAGTGCCTCCGTGATTCCGCAAATATCGCTGAGTACCACCTTCAAGCAGGATGCTCCGGGCGAGCACAGGGGCTACGAGTACTCCCGTAGCGGAAATCCCACCAGGACTGTCCTGGAAACGTGCTTCGCCGCCTTGGACAACGCCAAGTTCGGTCTGACCTTCTCGTCGGGACTGGGAGCCACCACCGCCGTGCTGACCATGCTGAGCAGCGGCGATCACATCGTCATGGGCGACGATGTTTACGGAGGAACCAACCGTTTGATCCGTCAGGTAGCCACCCGCCTGGGAATCACCGCCTCCTTCGTGGACCCCACGAATCTGGACCTTATTAAGGCCTCCATCAAGCCGGAGACCAAGCTGGTGTGGATCGAGTCGCCCACGAATCCGTTGATCAAGGTGGCCGACATTGAGGCCATTGCCCAGCTCGTCCATGGAGTCCGCGAGGATCTGATCCTGGCCGTCGACAACACCTTCCTGACCTCCTACTTCCAGCGGCCCCTGGAGCTGGGCGCCGATCTGGTCTGCTACTCCCTGACCAAGTACATGAACGGCCATACGGACGTGGTCATGGGTGGCATCACCATGAACTCCGAGAAGCTCTACAACAGCTTAAAGTTCCTGCAGAACGCGGTGGGCATTGTGCCGTCGCCGTTCGATTGCTACCAGGTGAACAGGAGTCTGAAGACTCTGTCGCTGCGCATGGAACAGCACCAGAAGAATGCCCTGAAGATCGCCAAGTATCTGGAGGCCCACCAGTTCGTGGAGAAGGTCCTGCACCCTTCGTTGCCCTCCCATCCGCAGCATAAGATCGCTCTGAAGCAGACCTACGGATACAGCGGCGTGTTCTCCTTCTACATCAAGGGTGAGCTGAAGCACTCCTCGGCGTTCCTGAAGGCCCTCAAAGTCTTCACCCTGGCGGAGAGTCTTGGTGGATACGAGAGTCTGGCGGAGCTCCCGTCCGTGATGACCCATGCCTCGGTTCCAGCGGAGGACAGGAAGACCCTTGGCATCACTGATGGTCTAGTCCGCCTCTCAGTTGGACTGGAAGATGCCGAGGATTTGATCAAGGATCTGGAGCAGGCCCTTGACATCGCCTCAAAGGCCTAAGTCACACACATAACATGTATTTTCTCAGAAGTTGTTAGATCGCAAGATAATGAATTTGTAAATTAACCCACCCAATAAAGTGTATTGTCTAAAATTATATGATTCTTAAAAGTACTATAACGATTTTTTTATGATGCACCGGAAAAATGCATGTGTATAGGATATATCAAAGCGAACTTATcttataaacattttacaaCTGTAGTTCTGGTATCTGATACGAGTATACTCTCTTTATTTACTGCTGATATCTTGGTAAACAATGATGTCCAATACATGTCTGAGCCAGCTATGTACATATCATCTCGGATTTCTTTAAAAGCTTCTGACCCCCCATAGCTACAACCTTGATTATTCCGAAATCATCCATTGTCGTGCCGGTTTCTATACACAAACAATGAATCAGCATATTTAAATTCGCTCAATCATTCTAAGTCGCGATAGAAGAAAATCATATCTCGCGAACGGATGTT
Protein-coding regions in this window:
- the Sec6 gene encoding exocyst complex component 3, which produces MDLQQLEEQARQAALKDIQNMLQRPGQLEKVEQYRHRVARKKASEEALLKTGMQSQLDGVRVGLKQLETCMQDVREVRRRMDEVERLLRVVPEVYDALEVVREENTKHSQYATAMENLKHIFNVDASVQKTMALIEDDKLLNAHQCLADLENSRDDLLYELHKQPKQHASDKITLKRHFEKVDTVSQELEKRLRLILSRTLNTLRKKPTIIVTALRIIEREEKNDQFALQQQKVTGFLPPGRPKAWRRMIMDVLQQSVVTRIEGSKLEERADNKMWLVRDLEILRQMILEDLRVVKSLCVPCFPPHYDIFGEYVKFYHEGLSSYLDNIVRSGLEGNEYVSMMAWVTHTYPGVELMSHPDLNVDVHRLIGTLLRPEHLKALEDEYLQNMQRNFQEWMTKAAETEKQEWFTESVPDQDDEFYHTSAPVIIFQMIDQHLQVTNTIHQELTFKALVMSIQQVEIFGQTYLKNVIELKEHHFRNRDQIKYFTHYIITIVNNSQQMVELAQQMKQLYWPKSRTEHYEDFERLLGTFQRIRAHAASYLLEEAFLDMECHFNDLFTAKWLASNIAVDTICVTLDDYFQDYNHLRPNNFEMVINEAQKLLAKRYIRALLSKRLSKPRAECDAITRKIKTEAKRFKLFFEKIAPKISLSDSPLDLISTLSALLISDIELLVLDLHTLLGSYPSLNEDHLVRLFYIRNDVKAAEVREKVQDAMKSKKAMVSIAKQDCIFKEIVFSDKLW
- the Cth gene encoding cystathionine gamma-lyase — translated: MSYRVQPSGFATKSIHSGQSPEQWKSASVIPQISLSTTFKQDAPGEHRGYEYSRSGNPTRTVLETCFAALDNAKFGLTFSSGLGATTAVLTMLSSGDHIVMGDDVYGGTNRLIRQVATRLGITASFVDPTNLDLIKASIKPETKLVWIESPTNPLIKVADIEAIAQLVHGVREDLILAVDNTFLTSYFQRPLELGADLVCYSLTKYMNGHTDVVMGGITMNSEKLYNSLKFLQNAVGIVPSPFDCYQVNRSLKTLSLRMEQHQKNALKIAKYLEAHQFVEKVLHPSLPSHPQHKIALKQTYGYSGVFSFYIKGELKHSSAFLKALKVFTLAESLGGYESLAELPSVMTHASVPAEDRKTLGITDGLVRLSVGLEDAEDLIKDLEQALDIASKA